The Gemmatimonas sp. UBA7669 genome includes a window with the following:
- the nuoE gene encoding NADH-quinone oxidoreductase subunit NuoE has protein sequence MTTHDSATNGMPNGIQHLIPEFERWKQRYPAGFEGSLTIPCLQRIQQERGYIADSDIDELVAYLGVSRIQVDEVLAFYTMFTREPLGRHHLQVCHNASCSLRGAEGLVRYLCGKLGIQPGETTADGKFTLSTVECLASCGTAPMMMVNEAYHEDLTPAKVDALLEELAR, from the coding sequence ATGACCACGCACGATTCTGCGACGAACGGCATGCCCAACGGCATACAGCATCTCATTCCCGAGTTCGAGCGCTGGAAGCAGCGCTACCCGGCCGGGTTCGAAGGATCGCTCACCATCCCCTGTTTGCAGCGCATCCAGCAGGAGCGAGGCTACATCGCCGATTCGGACATCGACGAACTGGTGGCCTATCTCGGGGTGTCCCGCATTCAGGTGGATGAAGTGCTGGCCTTCTACACCATGTTCACGCGCGAGCCGCTCGGCCGGCATCATCTGCAGGTGTGCCACAACGCGTCGTGCTCGCTGCGTGGTGCCGAGGGGCTGGTACGCTACCTCTGCGGCAAGTTGGGCATTCAGCCCGGTGAGACCACGGCCGACGGCAAGTTCACGCTGAGCACCGTGGAGTGTCTCGCGTCCTGCGGCACCGCCCCCATGATGATGGTGAACGAGGCCTACCACGAGGATCTCACCCCCGCCAAGGTCGACGCGCTGCTCGAGGAGCTCGCCCGATGA
- the nuoD gene encoding NADH dehydrogenase (quinone) subunit D, translating to MSADLVTSAIPNPIRTTLTPSREDTVVVNIGPSHPATHGTVQIVAELDGEKVLRTDVHCGYLHRGFEKECEDHTWHNLIPYVDRLNYCSALINNFAYCEGVERLMGIEITPRTKYLRTLLAEYSRVADHLTCVAAQLMELGAMTAFLYLVTVRDHMYEHLAAITGARVTYSFGRIGGLAFDVPPGWFTRLEEILVEYEDYVARVHALVDRNRIFIDRMRDVGVLSTADALHWGFTGPVLRSTGVPRDLRRDTPYLAYAELDFDVPVGIKGDNYDRYYVRMREMDESVYMMRQLVDLMPEGPINVDDHRCVFPEKQLVYTEIESLINHFKLVMEGPVVPAGDVYVAHEGANGELGFYLVSNGSGTPHKVHVRSPSFVHMGGIHRMLDGYQLADIVTSFGSVNMIGGECDR from the coding sequence TTGTCCGCTGACCTCGTGACCTCGGCCATCCCGAACCCGATTCGCACGACGCTTACGCCGTCGCGCGAGGACACGGTGGTGGTGAACATCGGCCCCTCGCATCCGGCCACGCATGGCACGGTGCAGATCGTGGCCGAGTTGGACGGGGAAAAGGTGCTGCGCACCGATGTGCACTGCGGCTACCTGCACCGCGGCTTTGAAAAGGAGTGCGAGGATCACACCTGGCACAACCTCATCCCGTACGTCGACCGGCTGAACTACTGCTCGGCGCTCATCAACAACTTCGCGTACTGCGAAGGGGTGGAGCGACTCATGGGCATCGAGATTACGCCGCGCACGAAGTATCTGCGCACGCTGTTGGCCGAGTACTCGCGGGTGGCCGACCATCTCACCTGTGTGGCCGCGCAGCTCATGGAGCTGGGCGCGATGACGGCGTTTCTCTATCTGGTCACGGTGCGTGACCACATGTACGAGCACCTGGCCGCCATCACCGGCGCGCGTGTCACCTACTCGTTTGGTCGCATCGGTGGGTTGGCCTTTGACGTGCCGCCGGGTTGGTTCACGCGCCTCGAGGAAATCCTCGTGGAGTACGAGGACTATGTGGCGCGTGTGCATGCCCTCGTCGATCGCAACCGCATTTTCATCGACCGCATGCGCGACGTGGGGGTGCTGAGCACCGCGGACGCCCTGCACTGGGGCTTCACGGGGCCGGTGCTGCGGTCGACCGGCGTGCCACGCGATCTGCGCCGCGATACGCCGTATCTGGCGTACGCTGAGCTCGACTTCGATGTGCCGGTGGGCATCAAGGGCGACAACTACGATCGCTACTACGTGCGCATGCGGGAGATGGACGAATCGGTGTACATGATGCGTCAGCTCGTCGACCTCATGCCCGAGGGGCCCATCAATGTCGATGACCACCGCTGCGTGTTTCCGGAGAAGCAGCTGGTGTACACGGAGATCGAGTCCCTCATCAATCACTTCAAGCTGGTCATGGAAGGACCGGTGGTGCCCGCGGGCGATGTGTACGTCGCGCACGAGGGAGCCAATGGAGAGCTTGGCTTCTATCTCGTATCCAACGGCAGCGGTACGCCGCACAAGGTGCATGTGCGTTCGCCATCCTTTGTGCACATGGGCGGCATTCACCGCATGCTCGACGGCTATCAGCTGGCCGACATTGTCACCTCCTTCGGGTCGGTGAACATGATCGGCGGCGAATGCGACCGATGA
- a CDS encoding NADH-quinone oxidoreductase subunit C: MSTGDLLDQLHARYAPAHEGGDSADAPVGAVRSRGVSHGVLVLELDREALLETVRALRDQHGFDLFLDVTAVDWPEAPLRFEVVWHFYSTAHKVRVRLKTRVAADDAEVDSLTSLYGSAGYMERECHDMYGIRFRGNDDLRPILLYEGFRGHPLRKDYPKQKEQPLVPYRPPQSALVR; the protein is encoded by the coding sequence ATGAGCACGGGGGACCTGCTCGATCAGTTGCATGCGCGGTACGCGCCGGCGCACGAAGGTGGAGACAGCGCGGACGCACCCGTCGGGGCCGTGCGGTCGCGCGGCGTATCGCACGGGGTGCTGGTACTGGAGTTGGACCGCGAGGCGCTGCTGGAGACGGTGCGTGCCCTGCGCGACCAGCACGGCTTCGATCTGTTCCTTGACGTGACGGCCGTGGACTGGCCGGAGGCGCCGCTGCGCTTCGAAGTGGTCTGGCACTTCTACAGCACCGCCCACAAGGTACGCGTGCGCCTCAAGACACGAGTCGCGGCCGACGACGCCGAAGTGGACTCGTTGACGTCGCTTTACGGTTCAGCCGGCTATATGGAGCGCGAGTGTCACGATATGTATGGCATTCGCTTCCGCGGCAACGACGACCTGCGACCCATCCTGTTGTACGAAGGCTTCCGCGGGCATCCGCTGCGAAAGGACTATCCCAAGCAGAAAGAACAGCCCCTCGTGCCGTACCGTCCGCCCCAGAGTGCCCTTGTCCGCTGA